The genomic stretch AGCGGGTCGACTTCTCCGAGAGGCCTTTCAGGCTGTGGCCCGAGGGTGAGGAGGAGCCTACCCTCGCCAGGGCGGTGATCATCGCCACCGGGGCGAGGGCCCGCTGGCTCGGGCTCGATAACGAGCAGCGCCTGATGGGCCGGGGGGTGAGCGGCTGCGCCACCTGCGACGGGTTCTTCTTCAAGGACAAGAAGGTCGCCGTCGTGGGGGGCGGGGACACCGCGATGGAGGAGGCGCTCTACCTCACCAACCACGCCTCCGAGGTCGTGATCATCCACCGCCGGGACGAGTTCAGGGCCTCGAGGATAATGCTCGCACGGGCGAGGAAGAACGAGAAGATCTCGTTCATCACCGACACGGTCGTCGTCGACGTCCTCGGCAAGGACTCCGTCGAGGGACTGAGGCTCAGGAACGTCAAGAGCGGCGAGGAGAGCGAGCTCGCCGTCGACGGCCTCTTTGTCGCCATAGGCCACGACCCGGCCACCGCGCTCTTCAAGGGCAGCGTGGAGATGGACGAGGGCGGCTACATCCTGCAGAAGGAACACACAATGACGAGCGTGCCCGGCGTCTTCGCCGCGGGGGATGTGGCCGACCGGCGCTACCGGCAGGCCGTGACCGCCGCCGGCGACGGCTGCCGGGCCGCGATAGACGCCGAGAGGTGGCTCGCCGGGCAGGGCGAGGCCGAGGGGGCCGAGGACCCCGGCGTGTGGAACTCGGCCAAGGACAGGGACCCGGCGAACCTCTGAGCGAGTTTTTGCGCCCCTCCCCTCACTCCTTCGGGGAGGGGCGCGTCCCGGTCTGGCTCCCGACCCATACGTAGCCGTCGGACCAGACCTCACGCTTCCAGATCGGGACGATCTCCTTGATCCTCTCTATCGCGTATCTGCTCGCCGCGAAGGCATTCCTGCGCCGGGGGGCGCAGACGGCTATCGCGACGCTGGGCTCGGCGGGCTCCACCCGCCCGAGGCGGTGTACGATGGAGACCGCGCGCACGTCCCAGCGCTCTTTCACCTCTTCGGCTATCTCTTCGAGCTTGCGGTCGGCCATCGGCCGGTACGCCTCGTACTCCAGGTACTCGACGCACGCGCCCCCGGACTCGTCGACCCGGGTGGTGCCCAGGAAGACCGAGACTGCCCCGCAGTCGGGACGCCGGACCGAGTCGATGACCCCCCCGACGTCTATGGGATCTTCGGTGATCTCGATCATCGCCTATCCGCCGGAGACGGGCGGCAGTACGGCGATCTCGTCCCCGGGTGAGAGGACCTCGTCCATGCCCGCGTACTCCCCGTTTACGGCGAAGGCGAGGGTCTCACCCATCTCGGAGAGGGAGGGATGGCGCCCGGCCAGAAGCTCCCAGACCTCGCCGAGCGTGGTCCCTTCCGGCGTCTCGAGATGCACCTCCCTCGTCCCCGCCCGGTCGGCTGCCGCCCCGAACAGAAGCACTCTTATCTCACCCATGGTCGTCAAATGCTAGCACGTGAGGATCAGGAGGCCCTCGCCTCCGGCGTCTGATCCGGACGCGAGAGCCACGCTGCGGGCAGCCACAGCTCCCTTCCGCTAGAGAAGAGCCTCACGACCGCGTTCGCGCCGTCCCCGGAGACGTAGCACACCTCGCCGCTCCCGGCCGGGGTCTCGACGCTCTCCCCGACGGAGAGCCGGGGCAGGAAGGCCTCCCGCAGCGCCTTCACGTAGGCGAGGGCGAGCGAGGTGTCGCGGTGGGCCCCCTCGTCGCGGCGGTCGGCGACGAGGATGCCCGCGATGCGGTAGAGGTTCGCCCGGCTGACCTGCGAGATCAGGGCGGCCCTGATCGTCTGCCTGACGAGCTGCTCCTCGAACTCCGAGTAGCTCTCCCCGCTGCGCCTCAGGATGTCCATCACGCGGGGGAAGGCCCGCCCGGTCGCCTCCGTCACCGTCAGCCCGTTCATCCCCCGTTCGTAGACGTGCGGATCCAGCCTCTCGTCCTCGCTGCGGCGCGGGACGGAGAGCCAACCCTGTCGTCCTGCTGGCGTTGGTTTCTCTCTCACGCAGGGATTATACCGCCGTGGATAGGGATGACACCGGTGAATTTCCTGCAAAAGCCGGGATTTGATCGGCATGGGAACGCCGGGAGCCTCAGGACCGGCAGGTGGAGTAAACTTTTGCTGGCGTAGGCTTTCAGGAGGTAGAGTTGGACTCGGGAGAGTTTCTTGAGCGTCTGAAGCGGGAGGTCATAGGACACCCTGCGCTCACGCACCCGTTCCTGGAGAGGTTCGGGGATGGGGAGGTGAGCGCCGAAGGGGTGAGGACGTTCGCGATCCAGTACTACCGTCACGTCCGGGTGAGCCGGCTGTACCTGGCCGCCCTGATCTCGAACTGCCGCGACGACGAGCCGCTGCAGCTCGCGCTGGCCTCGGTGCTCTTCGACGAGTACGGCAACCTCGATCCCGAGGAGACCCATCCCGCGCTCTACCGCAGGTTCATGCGGGCGCTGGAGATCAGCGAGGAGGAGTGGGAGGCCCCGCCGACCCTGCCCGAGATAGAGCTCTACATAAGCGCCCACTACGACTTGTGCCGCAACCCGGACATCCGGCTGGGGCTCGGGGCGATGGGACCGGCGAGCGAGTGGCCGGTCCCGCCGATCTACGCCAGGATCGCCGAAGGTCTCAAGAAGGCCGCCGGTCTCGACGACGAGGCGCTTGAGATGTTCACCTCCCACGTCACGATGGACGTCGAGCACGCCAGGATCATGATGGAGGCCGTGGCCCCCTACGCGGAGGACGAGGAGGGCCAGCGGCGGGTGCGCGAGGGGACGATGCGCTCGCTCGACGCCCGCTCGGTGATGCTCGACGGCCTCTACAAGGCCGTCTACGGCGAGCCCGCGCCCCTCACCGGGGCTGCGAGGGACGCGGCCGGGTAGAGATGCCCGAGCTGCCCGAGGTAGAGACGATAAAGAACGACCTGTGCGGGCTCGTCGTCGGGGCGGGGATAGAGCGGGCGGAGCTGAGAGACGAGCGGCTCGTCGAGGAGCCCTCGCCGGAGGATTTCGTCCGCGGGCTCGGGGGCGTCCGGATCACCGGCGCCAGACGCCGGGCCAAGCACCTCGTCGTCGAACTCTCGTCGGGGGAGGCGCTCGTCTTCCAGCTCAAGATCGGGGGGCAGCTCTTGCTCGTCCCGCCGGTCGAGGAGCCGACGAGGAACGTCATGCTCGTGCTGTATCTGGACGACGGGCGCCGACTCTTCCTGCGCGACCAGACCGAGTTCAGCCGGGCGCGGTTGCTCGGGCCCGAAGGGCTCGAGAACCGGCTCGCCGGGCTCGGTCCCGAGCCCTTCTCGGAGGAGTTCACGGTGGGCTACCTGCGGGAGAGGATAGGGGCGCGCCGGGCGCAGATAAAGCCTCTTCTGCTCGACCAGAAGGTCGTCGCGGGCATCGGGAACATCTACGTCGACGAGATCCTCTTCGACGCCCGGATCCACCCGCGACGCAGGGCGAGTACGCTCTCGGTGGAGGAGTGGGCGAGGCTCCACGCCGCGATAAGGAGGAACCTGGCGGCGGGCATCGAGCACCGGGGGACGTACCTGTGTCCCGTCTGCCAGCCGGAGGATGGTGGTAAGGGGGATCAGAGTTTACCATTGGAAGTGGAGTCGAGAGAAGGAGAGGGATAAGTGGCAGAGAGCTTCGACCTCGTGATCATCGGTGGAGGAAACGCAGGCTACATACCCGCGATCCGGGCCAGCCAGCTAGGGATGAGCGTCGCGCTCGTCGAGAAGCGTGAGGGGGGACACCTCGGGGGCACCTGCCTGAACGTGGGGTGCATCCCGACCAAGGCCCTTCTCCAGACGGCTTCCATGCTGAGCGACTTCAAAAACGGCGAGGAGTTCGGGATAAAGGCCGGCAAGGTGGAGTTCGACTACCCGCAGGTGGCCAAGCGGCGCGATGCGGTGGTCAACCAGCTGCGGCGCGGGGTCGCCGGCCTGATGAAGAAGAACAAGGTCCGCGTCTACAACGGCGTCGGCAGCTTCGTCGAGCCGAAGAAGGTAAAGGTCGCTCT from Rubrobacter calidifluminis encodes the following:
- a CDS encoding molybdenum cofactor biosynthesis protein MoaE: MIEITEDPIDVGGVIDSVRRPDCGAVSVFLGTTRVDESGGACVEYLEYEAYRPMADRKLEEIAEEVKERWDVRAVSIVHRLGRVEPAEPSVAIAVCAPRRRNAFAASRYAIERIKEIVPIWKREVWSDGYVWVGSQTGTRPSPKE
- the trxB gene encoding thioredoxin-disulfide reductase, whose product is MADVIYDVAVIGSGPAGYTAALYASRASLRTVVFQGYEAGGQLMLTTEVENFPGYPEGVMGPDMMEDFEKQASRFGAEMRPDEIERVDFSERPFRLWPEGEEEPTLARAVIIATGARARWLGLDNEQRLMGRGVSGCATCDGFFFKDKKVAVVGGGDTAMEEALYLTNHASEVVIIHRRDEFRASRIMLARARKNEKISFITDTVVVDVLGKDSVEGLRLRNVKSGEESELAVDGLFVAIGHDPATALFKGSVEMDEGGYILQKEHTMTSVPGVFAAGDVADRRYRQAVTAAGDGCRAAIDAERWLAGQGEAEGAEDPGVWNSAKDRDPANL
- a CDS encoding Fpg/Nei family DNA glycosylase, whose protein sequence is MPELPEVETIKNDLCGLVVGAGIERAELRDERLVEEPSPEDFVRGLGGVRITGARRRAKHLVVELSSGEALVFQLKIGGQLLLVPPVEEPTRNVMLVLYLDDGRRLFLRDQTEFSRARLLGPEGLENRLAGLGPEPFSEEFTVGYLRERIGARRAQIKPLLLDQKVVAGIGNIYVDEILFDARIHPRRRASTLSVEEWARLHAAIRRNLAAGIEHRGTYLCPVCQPEDGGKGDQSLPLEVESREGEG
- the moaD gene encoding molybdopterin converting factor subunit 1 encodes the protein MGEIRVLLFGAAADRAGTREVHLETPEGTTLGEVWELLAGRHPSLSEMGETLAFAVNGEYAGMDEVLSPGDEIAVLPPVSGG
- a CDS encoding TenA family transcriptional regulator — protein: MDSGEFLERLKREVIGHPALTHPFLERFGDGEVSAEGVRTFAIQYYRHVRVSRLYLAALISNCRDDEPLQLALASVLFDEYGNLDPEETHPALYRRFMRALEISEEEWEAPPTLPEIELYISAHYDLCRNPDIRLGLGAMGPASEWPVPPIYARIAEGLKKAAGLDDEALEMFTSHVTMDVEHARIMMEAVAPYAEDEEGQRRVREGTMRSLDARSVMLDGLYKAVYGEPAPLTGAARDAAG